A stretch of [Clostridium] innocuum DNA encodes these proteins:
- the metG gene encoding methionine--tRNA ligase: MCKECKNKKPYYITTAITYTSGRPHIGNTYEIILTDAIARYKRQQGFDVFFQTGTDEHGQKIEEKAKEAGVTPKEFVDKVAGIVRKNFDMMNTSYDYFVRTTDDYHEKQVQKIFKKLYEQGDIYKSTYEGLYCTPCESFWTESQLIDGKCPDCGRPVEKASEEAYFFNLQKYASRLIKHIEDHPEFIQPESRKNEMINNFLKPGLQDLCVSRTSFKWGIPVDFDPGHVVYVWIDALSNYITSLGFDADGNHGDLYRKYWPADVHIIGKDILRFHTIYWPIMLMALGEQLPKQVFGHPWLLVGDGKMSKSKGNAIYADELVHYFGVDAVRYFVLHEMPFAQDGTITWDLVVERINSDLANVLGNLVNRTISMQNKYFNGVISNPLEQEDIDKELIALALDTPKRVEKKMETLHVGEAIDEIFTLLKRCNKYIDETTPWVLGKDEAKKDRLATVLYNLLECIRFSAVLLSSYMPETAEKILEELSTSERDADSLKEFGMLECGHTVEGKPEILFARIDAKEFMETLEADRKKEEKAAKKADKKEAKKEDAPVEQIGIEDFTKVELKVGTIISAEKHPKADRLLVEQIDLGEETRQIVSGIAASFSPEDVVGKKVIVVTNLKPVKLRGVESQGMILCASNADDLDIVTIVKDLPNGTKVS, from the coding sequence ATGTGTAAGGAATGTAAGAACAAAAAACCATACTACATCACAACCGCGATTACCTATACATCGGGAAGACCGCATATCGGTAATACGTATGAAATCATACTGACAGATGCGATCGCAAGATACAAGCGCCAGCAGGGCTTTGATGTGTTTTTCCAGACAGGTACGGATGAGCATGGACAGAAAATCGAGGAAAAGGCAAAGGAAGCCGGTGTAACGCCGAAGGAATTTGTCGACAAAGTTGCCGGAATTGTGCGCAAAAACTTTGATATGATGAACACATCCTACGATTACTTTGTTCGTACGACGGATGACTATCACGAAAAGCAGGTCCAGAAGATCTTTAAGAAGCTGTATGAACAGGGCGATATTTACAAGAGCACCTATGAGGGCTTATATTGTACGCCGTGTGAATCCTTCTGGACGGAAAGTCAGCTGATTGACGGAAAATGTCCGGATTGCGGGCGTCCTGTGGAAAAAGCAAGTGAGGAAGCATACTTCTTCAATCTTCAGAAATATGCATCGCGTCTGATCAAGCATATTGAAGACCATCCGGAATTTATTCAGCCGGAATCCAGAAAGAATGAGATGATCAACAACTTCCTGAAGCCGGGTCTGCAGGATCTGTGTGTATCCCGTACATCCTTTAAATGGGGGATTCCTGTTGATTTTGACCCGGGACATGTTGTCTATGTCTGGATTGATGCCCTAAGCAACTATATTACATCACTGGGCTTTGACGCTGATGGAAACCATGGGGATCTGTATAGGAAATACTGGCCTGCGGATGTACATATCATCGGTAAGGACATTCTGCGCTTCCATACGATTTACTGGCCAATTATGCTGATGGCACTCGGTGAGCAGCTACCAAAGCAGGTGTTCGGTCATCCATGGCTGCTGGTTGGAGATGGAAAGATGTCCAAATCCAAAGGAAACGCCATCTATGCGGATGAGCTTGTGCATTACTTCGGTGTGGATGCCGTGCGGTATTTCGTACTGCATGAAATGCCGTTTGCACAGGATGGAACGATTACCTGGGATCTGGTTGTGGAGCGTATAAACTCTGATCTGGCCAATGTTCTTGGAAATCTTGTCAACCGTACCATTTCCATGCAGAATAAATACTTCAACGGGGTGATTTCCAATCCGCTGGAGCAGGAGGATATCGATAAGGAGCTGATTGCTCTTGCTCTGGATACGCCGAAGCGTGTGGAAAAGAAAATGGAAACCCTGCATGTCGGAGAAGCGATTGATGAAATCTTTACCCTGCTGAAGCGCTGCAACAAGTATATTGATGAAACGACGCCATGGGTGCTTGGCAAGGATGAAGCGAAGAAGGATCGTCTGGCAACTGTTCTGTATAACCTGCTGGAATGTATCCGTTTCTCTGCCGTACTGCTGAGCAGCTATATGCCGGAAACCGCTGAGAAAATTCTTGAGGAGCTGAGCACATCCGAGCGTGATGCAGACAGCCTGAAGGAGTTTGGAATGCTGGAATGCGGGCATACAGTGGAAGGAAAGCCGGAAATTCTGTTTGCACGAATTGATGCGAAGGAGTTTATGGAAACACTGGAAGCAGACCGCAAGAAGGAAGAAAAAGCCGCAAAGAAGGCGGATAAAAAAGAAGCGAAGAAAGAAGATGCACCTGTTGAACAAATCGGAATTGAGGATTTTACAAAGGTGGAGCTGAAGGTTGGAACGATTATCTCTGCCGAAAAGCATCCAAAGGCGGACAGATTATTGGTGGAACAGATTGATCTGGGTGAGGAAACCCGCCAGATTGTCAGTGGTATTGCCGCAAGCTTTTCACCAGAGGATGTTGTCGGAAAGAAGGTCATCGTTGTGACCAATCTGAAGCCGGTCAAGCTGCGTGGTGTAGAGAGTCAGGGCATGATTCTGTGTGCCAGCAATGCGGATGATCTGGATATTGTAACGATTGTTAAGGATCTGCCAAACGGAACGAAGGTGAGCTAA
- a CDS encoding flavodoxin family protein, translating to MNILVINGSPHVKGTSALLMEEFIRGAQEKGHEIHVFHAAREDVHPCIACDTCRKTGNGCVFKDGMEKLNPMLADAELVVFVTPLYYFGMSAQIKAVFDRFYANNTALREQQKKTIVLATCGDTEDWTFDALKHHFEDAFRYMRWTCIGSVYALGMYVREDIEQSDYPREAYELGRSL from the coding sequence ATGAACATACTTGTTATCAACGGAAGTCCGCATGTGAAAGGCACTTCTGCACTACTGATGGAAGAGTTTATACGGGGAGCACAGGAAAAAGGACATGAAATCCATGTGTTTCATGCCGCCAGAGAGGATGTCCATCCATGCATTGCCTGTGATACATGCCGTAAGACCGGTAACGGATGCGTGTTTAAGGATGGAATGGAAAAGCTGAATCCAATGCTTGCGGATGCAGAGCTGGTTGTGTTTGTAACACCATTGTATTATTTCGGAATGAGTGCACAGATCAAAGCCGTATTCGACCGCTTCTATGCGAACAATACTGCATTACGGGAACAGCAGAAAAAAACCATTGTATTAGCTACCTGCGGCGATACGGAGGACTGGACATTTGATGCATTAAAGCACCACTTTGAAGATGCTTTCCGCTATATGCGGTGGACATGCATCGGCAGTGTGTATGCATTGGGAATGTATGTCAGAGAGGATATTGAGCAATCTGATTATCCGAGAGAGGCGTACGAGCTGGGACGCAGCTTATAA
- a CDS encoding PTS transporter subunit EIIC encodes MKQKTQKFGGAMFTPVLLFAFAGIMVGLATTCMNPQIMGDLANPESIWYKFWAMISAGANTVFNQLPVLFAVSLPIALAKKQNARACMETFVIYITFNYFVSEFLNQFGSSLGFDFAAEVGGTSGLAMIAGIKTLDTGMIGAILIAGIAIYLHNKFYDKELPDYLDVFKGSAFVVMIGFFVMIPVAILIALVWPHVQSALLGLQGFFKASGAAGLFTYNLLQKLLLPFGVHHFIYAPVLFDNVIVDGGTISYWAQHLPDFVNSSKPLIELYPLGGFSNGELAKIFGVIGVALAFYKTARPEKRKMVVALMVPACLTAMMTGITEPLEFTFLFVAPVLYVVYSVLSALLAVVMLLFGVIGNFGQGIPNIIFLNLIPLFKNHEMMYVWMLVIGVAFTAIYYFVFKFMILKFNYATPGREAVDEDTKLLTKDEYKALKDEKQSFGSDRFDVKGIIAALGGGDNILEISNCATRLRLLVKDEKAVQSLEEFKKYGAIGLVKNGTSIQVIIGLDVPKVREQAELLLGRE; translated from the coding sequence ATGAAACAGAAGACTCAAAAATTTGGAGGGGCCATGTTTACACCGGTGCTGCTGTTTGCCTTTGCCGGAATCATGGTCGGTCTTGCGACGACCTGTATGAATCCGCAGATCATGGGGGATCTGGCGAATCCGGAGTCTATATGGTACAAATTCTGGGCAATGATCAGTGCCGGTGCGAATACCGTGTTCAATCAGCTGCCAGTCCTGTTCGCAGTTTCTCTGCCGATTGCGCTTGCGAAAAAGCAGAATGCCAGAGCGTGCATGGAAACCTTTGTGATCTATATCACGTTCAACTACTTTGTCAGTGAATTTTTAAACCAGTTCGGTTCTTCACTGGGCTTTGACTTTGCCGCGGAGGTGGGAGGTACCAGTGGACTTGCCATGATCGCCGGTATCAAAACGCTGGATACCGGAATGATTGGAGCTATCCTGATTGCGGGTATTGCCATTTATCTGCACAATAAATTCTATGACAAGGAGCTTCCGGATTATCTCGATGTCTTCAAGGGATCTGCCTTTGTTGTCATGATCGGCTTCTTCGTCATGATTCCTGTCGCAATTCTCATTGCACTTGTATGGCCGCATGTTCAATCCGCCTTATTGGGTCTGCAGGGCTTCTTCAAGGCGAGTGGTGCTGCCGGTCTGTTCACATATAATCTGTTACAGAAGCTGCTGCTGCCATTCGGTGTTCATCACTTTATCTATGCACCGGTTCTGTTTGATAACGTTATTGTGGATGGTGGTACGATATCCTACTGGGCACAGCATCTGCCGGATTTCGTCAACTCCTCCAAGCCGCTGATTGAGCTGTATCCGCTTGGCGGCTTCTCCAACGGAGAGCTTGCGAAAATCTTTGGTGTCATCGGTGTTGCCCTTGCCTTCTATAAAACAGCACGTCCTGAAAAACGGAAGATGGTTGTCGCACTGATGGTGCCAGCCTGTCTGACCGCGATGATGACCGGGATTACTGAGCCGCTGGAATTCACCTTCCTGTTTGTGGCGCCTGTGCTGTACGTTGTCTATTCAGTACTGTCCGCACTGCTTGCGGTGGTCATGCTGCTGTTCGGGGTCATAGGAAACTTCGGTCAGGGTATTCCCAACATCATCTTCCTGAATCTGATACCACTGTTTAAAAATCATGAAATGATGTATGTCTGGATGCTTGTCATCGGTGTTGCCTTTACCGCGATTTACTACTTTGTATTCAAATTCATGATTCTGAAATTCAATTATGCAACACCGGGAAGGGAAGCGGTGGATGAAGATACCAAGCTGCTGACAAAGGATGAGTACAAGGCATTAAAGGATGAGAAACAAAGCTTTGGCAGTGACCGTTTTGATGTGAAGGGCATTATAGCTGCCCTTGGCGGTGGAGATAACATTCTGGAAATCAGCAACTGTGCGACACGCCTGCGTCTGCTTGTTAAGGATGAAAAGGCGGTACAGAGCCTGGAAGAGTTTAAGAAATACGGGGCAATCGGCCTTGTGAAAAACGGCACCTCCATTCAGGTCATCATCGGTCTGGATGTACCAAAGGTAAGAGAACAGGCAGAGCTTCTGCTTGGAAGAGAATAA
- a CDS encoding 6-phospho-alpha-glucosidase, translating to MKKFSILIAGGGSTYTPGIVLMLLSHLDRFPLRSIKFYDNDAERQKIVADACEVLIRERNPEISFLATTDPETAFTDVDFVMAHIRAGKYAMRELDEKIPMKYNVVGQETCGPGGIAYGMRSIGAMLELVDYMEKYSPQAWMLNYSNPAAIVAEATRKLRPDSRILNICDMPIGIERHMAEILHLDSRKDMDISYYGLNHFGWWTSIKDHAGNDLMPVLKEHIKEKGYCVEAQMYQHTDDSWTDTFRKARDVYALDPDTLPNTYLKYYFYPDYVVEHTDPAYTRANQVMDGREKFVFGECRKIAEAQSSEGADLHIDEHASYIVDLACALAYNTKEKMLLIVENNGAVQNFDPTAMVEVPCLVGSDGPQALCIGDIPRFQKGLMEQQVAVEKLVVEAWAEQSYQKLWQALTLSRMVPSASVAKAILDDLIEANKDYWPELK from the coding sequence ATGAAGAAATTTTCAATACTGATTGCAGGTGGAGGAAGCACCTATACACCGGGTATCGTTTTGATGCTGCTGAGCCATCTGGACCGCTTTCCGCTTCGTTCTATCAAGTTTTATGACAATGATGCAGAGCGTCAGAAAATTGTTGCGGATGCATGCGAGGTCCTGATTCGTGAGCGGAATCCGGAGATCAGCTTTCTGGCAACTACCGATCCGGAAACAGCCTTTACGGATGTAGACTTCGTCATGGCACATATTCGTGCGGGAAAATATGCAATGCGTGAGCTGGATGAGAAAATACCGATGAAATATAATGTCGTCGGACAGGAAACCTGTGGACCTGGAGGAATTGCTTACGGTATGCGTTCCATCGGTGCGATGCTGGAGCTGGTTGACTACATGGAGAAATATTCACCGCAGGCATGGATGCTGAACTATTCCAATCCTGCCGCAATCGTAGCGGAGGCGACAAGAAAGCTGCGCCCGGATTCCCGTATTCTCAATATCTGTGATATGCCAATCGGCATTGAACGTCATATGGCGGAAATCCTGCATCTGGATTCCAGAAAGGATATGGACATCTCCTATTACGGACTGAACCATTTCGGATGGTGGACGAGTATTAAGGATCATGCGGGAAATGATCTGATGCCTGTATTAAAGGAACATATCAAAGAAAAGGGATACTGTGTGGAAGCACAGATGTATCAGCACACGGATGACAGCTGGACAGATACCTTCCGCAAGGCAAGAGATGTCTATGCACTGGATCCGGATACCCTGCCGAACACCTATCTGAAATATTACTTCTACCCGGATTATGTAGTGGAACATACCGATCCTGCCTATACCCGTGCCAACCAGGTTATGGATGGCCGTGAAAAATTCGTATTCGGAGAATGCCGCAAGATAGCAGAGGCACAGAGCAGTGAGGGAGCGGATCTGCATATTGATGAGCATGCATCCTATATTGTCGATCTGGCATGTGCACTGGCATACAATACGAAGGAAAAAATGCTGCTGATTGTGGAAAACAACGGTGCTGTACAAAACTTTGACCCGACTGCAATGGTTGAGGTGCCTTGTCTGGTGGGAAGCGATGGACCGCAGGCGCTGTGCATCGGGGATATTCCACGGTTCCAGAAGGGATTGATGGAGCAGCAGGTCGCTGTGGAAAAGCTGGTTGTGGAAGCATGGGCGGAACAGAGCTATCAGAAGCTGTGGCAGGCCCTGACACTGAGTCGCATGGTACCAAGTGCAAGCGTCGCAAAAGCGATTCTGGATGATCTGATCGAGGCGAATAAGGATTACTGGCCGGAATTAAAATAA
- a CDS encoding MurR/RpiR family transcriptional regulator — MKLAELVNQHYKELSSNDLYIWDYIQAHGKECQNLSIVELAQRCHVSKTTILRFAQKLSLKGYSELKVYLSWENRPSGDMVIDEHLIEHVCDTSKYAIDELRERDFTDICEMLYHSGRIFVYGTGALQDSVARELQRMFLYCGEFVYVLSGEKETEMVLPFLSRDDVVILISLRGEGELINEFASQLRLRSIKTISMTRLKNNELAHKCTKSIYITTSQVMIGNHILHEAANLYFVLAELLFLRYSQYKQKQDGIGIR, encoded by the coding sequence ATGAAACTTGCAGAGCTAGTCAATCAGCATTATAAGGAGCTGTCCTCCAATGACCTGTACATTTGGGACTATATACAGGCGCATGGAAAGGAATGTCAGAATCTGTCTATCGTTGAGCTTGCACAGCGCTGCCATGTTTCCAAAACGACGATCCTGCGCTTTGCCCAGAAGCTGTCGCTGAAGGGATACAGTGAATTGAAGGTATATCTGAGCTGGGAAAACCGGCCATCCGGGGATATGGTGATTGATGAGCATCTGATTGAGCATGTATGTGATACAAGCAAATACGCCATTGATGAGCTGCGGGAGCGTGATTTCACGGATATCTGTGAAATGCTGTATCACTCTGGACGCATATTCGTATATGGAACAGGAGCCTTGCAGGATTCTGTGGCAAGGGAGCTGCAGCGTATGTTTTTATATTGCGGAGAATTTGTCTATGTTCTATCCGGCGAAAAGGAAACGGAAATGGTTCTGCCCTTCTTGAGCCGTGATGATGTTGTGATTCTGATTTCCCTGCGCGGAGAAGGGGAGCTGATCAATGAGTTTGCTTCTCAGCTTCGTCTAAGAAGCATCAAAACGATATCCATGACGCGACTGAAAAATAATGAGCTCGCTCATAAATGCACGAAAAGCATCTACATCACAACCTCACAGGTGATGATTGGCAATCATATTCTGCATGAGGCGGCAAATCTGTATTTTGTATTGGCAGAGCTGCTGTTTCTGCGCTATTCCCAATATAAACAGAAGCAGGATGGTATAGGAATACGATAA
- a CDS encoding MerR family transcriptional regulator has protein sequence MYQIHEVCERCHLSRKAIRLYGEKGLLHPDRIQGNRMYNKEDVVRLQCISYYRGLGFSLEQIQQLLHGSSEKCLKELLMTHKKQLNQKLEEKQEQLRAVNNVIHAIRQHEEFDITAAVSDEQHDDDCMEGMLIWKWNSIYQIYNYRCSRKTYRHAVISTRLFCAILVIVLVFAWLEKGGIL, from the coding sequence ATGTATCAGATTCATGAGGTGTGCGAACGCTGTCATTTAAGCAGAAAAGCGATTCGTCTGTATGGGGAAAAAGGACTCCTGCATCCGGATAGGATACAGGGAAATCGAATGTATAATAAAGAAGATGTAGTGCGGCTGCAATGTATCAGCTATTATCGTGGACTTGGGTTTTCTCTGGAACAGATTCAGCAGCTGTTGCATGGCAGCAGTGAAAAATGTTTGAAGGAGCTGCTTATGACACATAAAAAGCAGCTGAATCAAAAGCTGGAGGAAAAGCAGGAACAGCTGAGGGCTGTAAACAATGTTATACATGCGATCCGGCAGCATGAGGAATTTGATATCACTGCAGCGGTATCGGATGAACAGCATGACGATGATTGTATGGAGGGGATGCTGATCTGGAAGTGGAATTCCATCTATCAGATTTATAACTATCGATGCAGCAGAAAGACCTATCGGCATGCGGTTATTTCCACACGGCTGTTTTGTGCGATTCTTGTAATTGTACTGGTGTTTGCATGGCTGGAGAAGGGAGGAATTCTGTAA
- a CDS encoding MerR family transcriptional regulator: MITIRELADSCNISVRTLQYYDQIDLLKPSGYQGRIRVYDEAAKKKLKCILAWKVLGLSLEEITKLQQGVMDREQLLILLEQKKEQLMISKDALLKNQMQVDDILFHIRQSKEWNPGDYTEILSLQTTDHPYSLTTHLVALLRNMTLLKVIILIFYILDALCIAALIAECATLLFP, encoded by the coding sequence ATGATTACCATACGTGAGCTTGCGGATTCCTGCAATATCAGTGTACGGACACTACAGTATTATGATCAGATTGATCTTTTGAAGCCCAGCGGTTATCAGGGGCGCATTCGTGTGTATGATGAAGCAGCAAAGAAAAAACTGAAATGTATCCTTGCATGGAAGGTACTGGGCCTAAGTCTAGAGGAAATCACAAAGCTTCAGCAGGGAGTCATGGATCGGGAACAGCTGTTGATTCTGCTGGAACAGAAAAAGGAACAGCTTATGATATCCAAGGATGCTTTACTTAAAAATCAGATGCAGGTGGATGACATATTGTTTCATATCCGGCAGTCTAAGGAGTGGAATCCCGGCGACTATACGGAAATTTTATCACTGCAAACTACGGATCATCCGTATTCACTGACAACACATCTGGTTGCGCTGCTGCGTAATATGACGCTGCTCAAGGTGATCATTTTGATATTTTACATATTGGATGCCCTCTGTATTGCTGCACTTATCGCAGAATGTGCAACCCTTCTATTCCCATAG
- a CDS encoding DUF2185 domain-containing protein, which yields MSQKKITYIKLLHQLEKKMKTKRLEGKVAIQREEFEILLSGIPSILNGYDLVTLEVGENINREALRKHLKEQFEITDKESAIRAIKAFLNDNVQWQYEQFLGFWRDEPQFDLEELDEKARLFFEGCKTFAKQFYPFLKEQGFAGFDYGECVRMIRECYAVDILDRETADMMLQDIGTRAFRQFDSWEEYALSYLCGGCYFMFRSSGMNNDYGSMMFQNELQAIEKLFFENRTNVWNRYSWLEGKKYFPGIKEGKKLFNSTLGCFVTDRVSIDQDAICYMVREEPSKDNPDSGWRIFAGDETQEYIDDIEHTQVFALNTVCNYDPEIIPFLDEPVGTVIVRNREGKLEKEEKQN from the coding sequence ATGTCACAGAAAAAAATTACCTATATCAAGCTGCTGCATCAGCTGGAAAAAAAGATGAAGACCAAACGCCTTGAGGGCAAGGTCGCTATACAAAGAGAAGAATTTGAAATTCTGTTGTCCGGAATACCTTCAATTTTAAACGGATACGATCTGGTAACGCTTGAGGTAGGTGAAAACATCAACCGTGAGGCATTGCGAAAGCATCTGAAGGAACAGTTTGAAATCACCGATAAAGAGAGTGCAATCAGGGCAATCAAAGCCTTTTTGAATGATAATGTGCAATGGCAGTACGAGCAGTTTCTGGGCTTCTGGAGGGATGAGCCTCAGTTCGATTTGGAAGAGCTGGATGAAAAAGCAAGGCTGTTCTTTGAGGGCTGCAAAACCTTTGCGAAGCAGTTTTACCCGTTCCTGAAGGAACAGGGCTTTGCCGGCTTTGATTATGGAGAATGTGTCCGCATGATACGGGAATGCTATGCAGTGGACATTCTGGATCGGGAAACGGCGGACATGATGCTGCAGGATATCGGAACCCGTGCATTCCGGCAGTTTGACAGCTGGGAGGAATATGCGCTCAGTTATCTGTGCGGAGGGTGTTATTTCATGTTCCGCAGCTCCGGGATGAACAACGATTATGGAAGTATGATGTTTCAAAATGAGCTGCAGGCGATTGAAAAGCTGTTTTTTGAAAATCGTACCAATGTATGGAACCGCTATTCCTGGCTGGAGGGAAAGAAGTATTTCCCGGGCATTAAAGAAGGGAAAAAGCTGTTTAACAGCACGTTGGGCTGCTTTGTGACGGATCGTGTCAGCATAGATCAGGATGCCATCTGTTATATGGTACGCGAGGAGCCCTCCAAAGACAATCCGGACAGCGGCTGGAGAATCTTCGCCGGAGATGAAACACAGGAGTATATTGATGATATTGAACATACGCAGGTTTTCGCTTTAAATACCGTATGCAATTATGATCCTGAAATCATCCCGTTTCTTGACGAGCCGGTTGGTACGGTGATTGTGCGCAATCGGGAAGGAAAGCTTGAAAAAGAGGAAAAGCAGAATTAA
- a CDS encoding GntR family transcriptional regulator, which translates to MFVIDTQSKLPIFEQLKKQILEFITIGILSPNDKLPSVRAMASQIGVNPNTVAKAYQELEEHGYIYSEKGKGCFVADNESDKLIQEEKLKDFKGTVLDMKQHHIEKEALYKVVDSVYEEGKDHA; encoded by the coding sequence ATGTTTGTAATTGACACGCAAAGCAAACTTCCGATATTTGAACAGCTGAAAAAGCAAATACTGGAGTTTATTACAATTGGTATTCTGTCACCAAACGACAAACTTCCCTCTGTCCGTGCCATGGCTTCGCAGATCGGTGTAAATCCCAACACGGTTGCCAAAGCCTATCAGGAGCTGGAGGAGCATGGATATATTTATTCGGAGAAAGGAAAGGGATGCTTTGTGGCAGACAATGAATCCGATAAGCTGATACAGGAAGAAAAGCTGAAGGACTTTAAGGGAACAGTTCTTGATATGAAGCAGCATCATATCGAAAAGGAAGCGCTCTATAAAGTGGTGGATTCCGTATATGAGGAGGGAAAGGATCATGCTTAA
- a CDS encoding ABC transporter ATP-binding protein encodes MLKIRSLTKKFKEKTVLMDVNLDIHSGSVFGLIGPNGSGKSTLLKIMAGIMKPDLGCICIDDERVFDNPKVKRDILLISDDPFYFFNATLKDMKEFYRVWYPNLNDEIYEKYRAIFKLDENKTLKNFSKGMKRQSFIVLALAISPKYLFLDEAFDGLDPVMRLTFKRAISKMIEEKEMTVIISSHNLRELEDICDTFGILEDNTIRTAGYVDETKENIHKIQLAFKEEKREDDFKALDLLSMHVQSRVVNLVVKGDIEKIKNYLNTMDPLMMEVLNVNLEEVFIYEMEKKGYGVYDE; translated from the coding sequence ATGCTTAAAATCAGGTCACTGACAAAGAAATTTAAAGAAAAGACCGTGCTGATGGATGTAAACCTGGATATTCACAGCGGCAGTGTTTTTGGTCTGATCGGTCCCAATGGTTCAGGTAAATCCACACTTCTGAAAATCATGGCCGGTATTATGAAGCCGGATCTGGGATGTATCTGTATTGATGATGAAAGGGTATTTGATAATCCCAAAGTGAAACGTGATATTCTGTTGATCAGTGATGATCCGTTTTATTTCTTTAATGCCACGTTAAAGGATATGAAGGAATTTTACCGTGTATGGTATCCAAATCTCAATGATGAAATCTACGAGAAATATCGTGCTATCTTTAAGCTGGATGAAAATAAGACACTGAAGAATTTCTCCAAGGGTATGAAGCGTCAGTCCTTTATCGTTCTGGCACTTGCAATTTCACCAAAATATCTGTTTCTTGACGAGGCATTTGACGGTCTGGATCCGGTGATGCGGCTGACCTTTAAACGGGCAATCAGTAAAATGATCGAGGAAAAGGAAATGACTGTAATCATATCCAGTCATAATCTGCGTGAGCTGGAGGATATTTGCGATACATTCGGTATCTTGGAGGATAATACGATTCGAACTGCCGGCTATGTGGATGAAACGAAGGAAAATATCCACAAGATTCAGCTTGCGTTTAAAGAAGAAAAACGTGAAGATGATTTTAAGGCACTGGATTTGCTGTCGATGCATGTGCAGTCGCGTGTAGTGAATCTGGTTGTTAAGGGAGATATTGAAAAAATTAAAAATTATTTGAATACGATGGACCCTCTGATGATGGAAGTGCTGAATGTCAATCTGGAGGAGGTCTTCATCTATGAAATGGAAAAGAAGGGGTATGGTGTTTATGATGAATGA
- the rpmE gene encoding 50S ribosomal protein L31 codes for MKKGIHPEYHRIMVKCTSCGAEFETGSTSKELRVDTCSNCHPFYTGRQRFAAAQGRIEKFNKKYGLK; via the coding sequence ATGAAAAAAGGAATTCATCCAGAGTACCACCGTATTATGGTAAAATGTACTTCTTGTGGAGCTGAATTTGAAACTGGTTCAACCAGCAAAGAGTTGCGTGTTGATACTTGTTCAAACTGCCATCCTTTCTATACAGGACGTCAGAGATTCGCTGCTGCACAGGGACGTATTGAAAAATTCAACAAAAAATACGGACTTAAATAA
- a CDS encoding thymidine kinase, with protein sequence MYQQYKEGWLEVISGCMFAGKTEELIRRIKVLEYAKKKIAVFKPKIDDRYSEECVVSHCGSTAKSFVINRAHEIFDYIDDSYDVIAIDEVQFFDAEIVEICDYFADHGKRVMVAGLDMDFRGEPFSVMPQLFTHAEFVTKLTAVCTICGAPATRSQRLIDGRAARYDDPIILVGASEQYEARCRHCHEVPGKPLIHK encoded by the coding sequence ATGTATCAGCAGTATAAGGAAGGATGGCTGGAGGTAATATCCGGCTGTATGTTTGCAGGAAAGACAGAGGAGCTGATTCGCCGGATCAAGGTACTGGAATATGCGAAAAAGAAAATCGCCGTATTTAAACCGAAAATCGACGATCGCTACAGTGAGGAATGTGTTGTATCGCATTGCGGAAGCACGGCAAAAAGCTTTGTGATAAACCGTGCACATGAGATTTTTGATTACATAGATGACAGCTATGATGTAATTGCAATCGATGAGGTACAGTTTTTCGATGCAGAGATTGTAGAGATATGCGATTATTTTGCAGATCATGGAAAGCGTGTCATGGTTGCCGGGCTGGACATGGATTTTCGCGGGGAGCCGTTCAGTGTCATGCCGCAGCTGTTTACACATGCGGAATTCGTTACAAAACTGACAGCGGTGTGTACAATATGCGGAGCACCTGCCACAAGAAGCCAGCGGCTGATTGACGGCAGAGCCGCCCGCTACGATGATCCAATCATTCTGGTGGGAGCAAGTGAGCAGTACGAGGCAAGATGCCGTCATTGCCATGAGGTGCCGGGGAAGCCTTTGATCCATAAATAA